In Flavobacterium sp. 83, the genomic window ATTCTGGCTTCTATAGTTCACAAAGAATCTGTGAAAAAAGACGAAAGACCAAGAATTGCGGGAGTTTATTTAAATCGCTTAAGAGCACAAATGCCACTTCAGGCAGATCCAACAGTTATTTATGCAATAAAAAAGAAGTCAAATGATTTTGATCAGGTTATCAAAAGAGTTTTTTATAATGACTTAACAATGAGTTCTCCTTACAATACGTATGTAAATATTGGTCTTCCTCCAGGACCTATCGCGATGCCTGATATTACTGCATTGGAAGCCGTTTTAAATCCGGAGAAAAATAACTTTATCTATTTCTGTGCGAGTGTGGAACGTTTTGGATACCATGAATTTGCCGCAACTTTAGAAGAACACAATAAAAACGCCAAAAAATATTCAGATTGGATAAACAGTCAAGGTGTAAAAAGATAGTTTTAGAATTAAAAAAACTGCTTTTTTTATGCTTGTTTTTGAATGGATATCAAACTTGTTTTTCACAAAATATGGTTGATACTTTCCTTTCACCATTAGATTCTATAAATAAAAAAAGACAAAATACGGTTGTAATTTCTGAAGCGGCATTAGCTTCAGGAATTTTGGTTGGATTAAACCAGCTTTGGTATGCTGATTATCCTAAGTCTGATTTTCATTTTATAAATGATAATTCCGAATGGCTTCAAATGGATAAACTGGGGCATTCTTTTTCTTCGTATCATTTAGGCAGGTTTGGTGCCGAAATGTTGCAATGGAGTGGTGCCAGTAAAAAGAACCAATTAATTTATGGTTCAGGTTTAGGATTTGCTTTTTTGACGGCTGTTGAGGTTATGGATGGATATTCATCTGAATGGGGTGCTTCATCAGGGGACATAATCGCAAATGCTTCTGGAACGGCTTTATATGTTTCACAAGAATTAATTTGGAAAGAACAACGTATAACTCCCAAATTTTCTTTCCATACCACACAATATGCAACTCAAAGACCAGAGGTTTTAGGGAGTTCATTTACGGAACAAATTCTAAAAGATTATAACGGGCAAACTTATTGGCTTTCGGTCAATTTATATTCTTTTTCCAAAGGCTCTAAAATACCAAAATGGTTGAACCTTGCATTGGGTTATGGAGCCGAAGGAATGATTACCGGAAATAGAGAAAATAATGGGCTTTTTTTGACCCAAAATCCGCAAAGATTGCGACAGTTTTACCTCAGTTTTGACGTCGATTTGACTAAGATTAATACCAAATCACACTTTTTAAAGACACTTTTTTCAGTTTTAAATACAGTTAAAATACCGGCTCCAACGATTGAAATGGCGCACTTCAACGATGTTAAATTACACTTTATCTATTTTTAGTAAACTTTAACTTGTTGATTATCAGTATAATTATTTTTTACGTATATTTGCACGTAGAAATTTCTTAACGGGACAGCGTTTTGAAGAAAAACAATTTATGATAAAGAAATGGTATTTTTATACAGGTTTGACAATTATTATTGCCTTTTTAAGCTCGGGTTTTAAGCCCTTTAATTTAGACACCAACACTTGGTTTCTAGTTCACGAAGAAGATGGATCACACTACTTATTTCCATCAGAAAAACAAGAAGATTACACCAATTCGAATATCCCTTTTACTGGAAATTTCTTTATTGGATTCAAAGAAGCAATCGGATACAGAGAATCTGAAAGTAAATACAAAAAAATTAATTCGCTCGGATATTTAGGTAAATACCAGTTTGGTATTGAAACACTAAAGACAATTGGTATCCACAATCGTTCTGCTTTTTTGAATAGTCCTGAAATGCAAGAAAAAGCTTTTATAGCTCTTTTGGCAAAAAATAA contains:
- a CDS encoding DUF2279 domain-containing protein, coding for MVDTFLSPLDSINKKRQNTVVISEAALASGILVGLNQLWYADYPKSDFHFINDNSEWLQMDKLGHSFSSYHLGRFGAEMLQWSGASKKNQLIYGSGLGFAFLTAVEVMDGYSSEWGASSGDIIANASGTALYVSQELIWKEQRITPKFSFHTTQYATQRPEVLGSSFTEQILKDYNGQTYWLSVNLYSFSKGSKIPKWLNLALGYGAEGMITGNRENNGLFLTQNPQRLRQFYLSFDVDLTKINTKSHFLKTLFSVLNTVKIPAPTIEMAHFNDVKLHFIYF
- a CDS encoding peptidoglycan-binding protein LysM; amino-acid sequence: MIKKWYFYTGLTIIIAFLSSGFKPFNLDTNTWFLVHEEDGSHYLFPSEKQEDYTNSNIPFTGNFFIGFKEAIGYRESESKYKKINSLGYLGKYQFGIETLKTIGIHNRSAFLNSPEMQEKAFIALLAKNKWELKREIEKYEGTIMNGIQITESGILAAAHLGGAGSVKKYLRNKGKRYFRDAYGTSIRSYMKAFGGYDTSFIVADSNANIKNI